In Brassica rapa cultivar Chiifu-401-42 chromosome A06, CAAS_Brap_v3.01, whole genome shotgun sequence, a single window of DNA contains:
- the LOC103872295 gene encoding putative glutamine amidotransferase GAT1_2.1 produces MVVANDNDLSTSKILPRVLIVSRRTLRKNKFVDFVGEYHLDLIVSNGAVPVIVPRVSGIHSMLKSFEPIHGVLLCEGEDVDPSLYADAEQQGLSQEDMEEIRSLHASDTAIDIEKDSIELTLAKLCLERNIPFLGICRGSQILNVAAGGTLYQDIDKEIGTTTKHIDYDNYDDHRHEARVVEETPLHKWFDEMDQIMVNSYHHQAVKRLGERFVPMAYAPDGLIEGFYDPKGYNPEEGRFLVGLQFHPERMRLSGGSDEFDYPGCATAYQEFVKAVTAFQKKQLEAAEIVMELKTKKKRLVKSFSMAELLEASNTALSKKQENRLKQMGATVRNSCVYMKRKEVQERAMDKLSADRLSDLLSFHRMMARLCSDAIKRKLLEVEPTET; encoded by the coding sequence ATGGTGGTTGCTAATGATAATGATCTCTCGACGTCCAAGATTCTCCCCAGAGTTCTCATCGTCTCTCGTCGAACTCTACGCAAGAACAAGTTCGTGGACTTTGTGGGAGAGTACCATCTCGACCTCATCGTCTCAAACGGCGCAGTTCCTGTCATTGTCCCACGTGTCAGCGGGATACATTCTATGCTCAAGAGCTTCGAGCCCATCCACGGCGTCCTCCTCTGCGAAGGAGAAGACGTAGACCCATCTCTCTACGCAGACGCAGAACAACAAGGACTCTCTCAGGAGGACATGGAGGAGATCAGGAGCTTGCACGCGAGTGACACGGCCATCGACATAGAGAAAGACAGCATCGAGCTGACTCTAGCCAAACTCTGCCTCGAAAGAAACATTCCTTTCTTAGGCATCTGTCGTGGCTCTCAGATCCTCAACGTGGCCGCCGGAGGAACTCTTTACCAAGACATTGACAAGGAGATAGGAACCACCACGAAGCATATAGATTACGACAACTACGATGACCACAGGCACGAGGCTAGAGTCGTGGAGGAGACCCCGTTGCACAAATGGTTCGACGAGATGGATCAGATAATGGTGAACTCGTATCATCACCAAGCTGTGAAGAGACTAGGGGAACGTTTTGTGCCGATGGCGTACGCTCCTGATGGTTTGATAGAAGGTTTTTACGATCCGAAGGGGTACAATCCAGAGGAAGGTCGGTTCTTGGTGGGTCTCCAGTTTCATCCCGAGAGGATGAGGCTCTCGGGAGGCTCTGATGAGTTTGATTATCCGGGATGCGCTACTGCTTATCAGGAGTTTGTGAAAGCTGTTACCGCGTTTcagaagaagcaacttgaggcaGCAGAGATTGTGATGGAgctgaagacgaagaagaagaggctAGTCAAAAGCTTCTCCATGGCTGAGCTTCTAGAGGCATCAAACACGGCTCTAAGCAAGAAACAAGAGAACAGGCTGAAGCAGATGGGAGCGACGGTGAGGAACTCGTGTGTGTATATGAAACGGAAAGAGGTGCAAGAGAGAGCAATGGACAAGTTGTCTGCAGATCGTTTATCTGACCTTCTCTCCTTCCACCGTATGATGGCTCGTCTTTGCTCTGATGCCATCAAGAGGAAGCTGCTGGAAGTTGAACCCACTGAGACATAG
- the LOC103872297 gene encoding auxin-responsive protein IAA34, translated as MECGSVIDLGLSLRTIQHEPYHTSGQSVGGYREVTDDLKSNRGEFLQKRHETRNGRCGKECGSNEGGRKKWGYVKVTMDGFVVGRKVCVLDHGGHSTLAHQLEDMFGMQSVTGLRLFERESEFSLVYKDKEGTWRNAEDVSWKELVENVERLRITRRNDFLLFF; from the exons ATGGAATGTGGCAGCGTAATCGATTTAGGCCTAAGTCTTAGAACCATACAACATGAGCCTTACCACACATCAGGCCAAA GTGTGGGAGGATATAGAGAAGTTACAGATGACTTGAAGTCCAACCGTGGCGAGTTTCTGCAGAAGAGGCACGAAACCAGAAATGGAAGATGTGGTAAAGAATGTGGGAGTAATGAAGGAGGGAGAAAGAAGTGGGGTTATGTAAAGGTCACAATGGATGGGTTTGTGGTAGGTCGTAAGGTCTGTGTTCTTGATCATGGAGGGCATTCAACTCTTGCTCATCAACTAGAGGACATGTTTG GGATGCAGAGTGTAACGGGATTGAGGTTGTTCGAGAGAGAATCAGAGTTCTCTTTGGTGTACAAAGACAAAGAAGGCACTTGGAGGAATGCTGAGGATGTTTCATGGAA GGAGTTGGTAGAAAACGTGGAGCGGCTGAGAATCACAAGAAGAAACGATTTTCTACTTTTCTTTTAA
- the LOC103872296 gene encoding uncharacterized protein LOC103872296 encodes MLGAGFQLTKLNDVSNGGSIHSQKGSALEASTTSNVERFLESVTPSVPAHYLSTSKTPPYFVLGDVWESFAEWSAYGTGVTLSLHNINYKDRVIQYYVPSLSAIQIYTDQARGAGEESESDFKDSSSEGSSSESERGLSGGMDQLSLRKEHREDSSSDDGEPLSSHGRLVFEYLERDLPYIREPFADKMSDLASRFPELKTLRSCDLLPSSWFSVAWYPIYKIPTGPTVKDLDACFLTYHSLHTPFQGAGITTQSMCEVQPMESVEKTTLPVFGLASYKLRGSVWTSIKGSGHHQLVNSLFQAADNWLKLHQVNHPDFIFFSR; translated from the exons ATGTTGGGAGCTGGGTTTCAGTTGACTAAGCTGAACGACGTCTCTAATGGCGGATCGATTCACAGTCAAAAAGGGTCTGCGTTGGAAGCATCGACAACAAGTAATGTAGAACGGTTTTTGGAGTCGGTCACACCATCTGTGCCTGCTCACTATCTCTCCACCTCCAAG ACTCCTCCTTACTTTGTTCTTGGAGATGTGTGGGAATCGTTTGCTGAGTGGAGTGCTTACGGCACTGGAGTTACTCTCTCTTTGCATAACATCAACTACAAGGATCGTGTCATACAATACTACGTTCCTTCTCTCTCCGCCATCCAAATCTATACTGATCAAGCGAG ggggGCAGGTGAGGAGAGCGAGAGCGATTTCAAGGATTCTAGCAGTGAAGGAAGCAGCAGTGAGTCAGAGAGAGGACTCTCTGGTGGTATGGACCAGCTCTCGTTAAGAAAGGAGCATCGTGAAGACTCGTCCAGTGATGATGGGGAGCCTTTAAGCTCTCATGGTCGTTTGGTATTTGAGTATCTTGAACGTGATCTTCCTTACATCCGTGAACCCTTTGCCGACAAG ATGTCTGATCTGGCCTCTAGATTTCCTGAGCTGAAGACGCTGAGAAGCTGTGATTTATTACCTTCAAGCTGGTTTTCTGTGGCATG GTACCCAATTTACAAAATACCCACAGGACCCACGGTCAAGGATCTGGATGCTTGTTTCTTGACGTATCATTCCCTTCACACTCCCTTTCAAG GTGCAGGCATTACAACACAGTCTATGTGTGAGGTGCAGCCAATGGAGAGTGTTGAGAAGACTACCCTGCCTGTGTTTGGCCTTGCTTCATACAAGTTGAGAGGTTCTGTATGGACAAGCATCAAAGGATCTGGGCACCACCAGCTCGTGAACTCCCTTTTCCAAGCCGCAGACAACTGGCTGAAGTTGCATCAAGTCAACCATCCTGATTTCATCTTCTTCAGCCGATGA